The segment CACAACCCTCATGAATAGATAACTTGCCCTTCTACTAACGTTGATATTGGGATGGTGTATGCCTCTTTCATCAAGAAAGGCAgccaaaacaaaatgaataaattgagAATTCTCCTGCACTGCCTTTATATATCGAAAAATTGTTTCCAAATATATAAGTGCAACTAGCCTGTTAGAATGGCAAGAAAACCGTGTGGATAAAAGCATTGTCACCAACTCCCCAATAAGTCCACTTCCATTTCTCAATACTTCATCACTGATTGATTCCCCATATGCAAAGAAAAGTGTAAGTGAAGCTTCTACCTCTTCAACATTTCGATCTGATGAGGAAGCAGCAGCACTTACTATTGAACTTCTAATAAACAACTGAGTTACATCAGGTGCTACACGACCCACACTACGTAAAAGTACCAATAAATCCTTCCTAAACTCCACCAttctatcttcttcttctctcccaaTCTTATCTAGGATATCAAGATTGTGTCGGTATACAGGATCATAACAGATTTGTGCATGGATCACTTCTAATATTTGACTCAAGTGAAGAAGTTGTTTCTCCGTCAGTGGAGAAAGGCTCTTCATGGTGGCAACATAACCAGAAAGGAATTGCACAATGCTAAAAGCAGAGTCCAACTCACATTTTTGTAATACATAGAAAACAGACGGCAAAACTTCATTTAGCAGCTCCAAAGAATTACTCTTCAAATCTTCGGAACTCAACCGTTTGAAACACTCCAAAACCTCAACGGCATAACCTGTAAGTAAGCTAGCTACCTTTGCAACCAACTCAGAGTCACTATCTTCAGCAGCAACCAGACCAAAAACCCGGCTTATTTGTAGACTCTGCAACAGGGTTAGTTTTGCATGATGATCCATCCGCTTCGAAACAACTGCCAGTAAACACCCTGCTGCAGCACCACGAAGTTGTTCCAGCAGCCCATCAACTAAGGTTAACTCAAATAACAATGGCAAAATCACATCATTTACTACTAACCCAATATCTATCCAAGATATGTATCTTCTCATCGCATCCAACACACTTGCACACAATTCTTGATCAGAATTCTTATACATAGACAAAATGTCATACCAAGCTCCAACAATTGGCGAGACACACTGTTGTCTTATGGCATCCTTAATCCGCCCAGCAGCTGTCACTTCCTCGGGCGTTCGAGGGTAATCCATGCTAATCAACTCGTCATCCAATGTATTCAGAACCCGACAGAACATATCAATCACCACGGGCCCTTTTCTCAAATGAGATaagaaatcaacaaaaacagaaGGCCAATTTAACGGGTAATCGAGGTAAATTAATGTTACCAAAACTTGAGCAAGCTTGTTCTTTATGAAAGCAGGACCCCGTAAAATTCGAAGTGCGTGGTTCTCATCAATACCCTCCAAACACACAATGGAAAACACTGAATTTCTAATGAAATACTTCTCATCGACACTCATCCACGGATAACGAACCCGAATAATCTCATGAAGTGTTTGCAAGCACCAAAACTGAACCTGAACAATGTTCGAAAAACAAAGCTTCTCAACACACACACTACATATTGCCGATTCCGCTTTGACCTTATCACAATACTCATTAGCCTTTAATTTTAAGTTGGAATCCACATTGCTCGTTTCATCAAACATGATAAGTATTGCTTTCTCCAAGTCATCCATGGCGCTTAAAACCTCAAACCCACAGcccaaaatcaaacaaaaaagatattATCAATACCTTATGCAGAATCACTGCAAACCAGCGATTACATAAAGAACAAGCCagattaggaaaaaaaattcttcaagGGTTTTTGTGAGGTTTGTGATGTGAAGTGAAGAACAGCAGTGAGAGAGATCGAGATTAAGTTCTCAGAAAGCTTACCTTTTATTAATGGATTCAGATCATCAATTCACGGATCTTTATAATGCGTAGTGTTTTAGGAAGCTTTCTAATGGAACTTAATTCGTGGGCGTTTTCgtttttttccttccctttttccctctcttttccTGTTCTTCCCTCTAGGGTTTGTGATTTAGAGGAAGTTGCCAATTTATAcgataatttgtaattatcgTCCCAGcggaaattaaataaataataaatattttttaaaaaattggataaatcgtgtattttttttttttaattctaattcatATAATCTTCCaagatttcataaaatataatatttaagatataaaataaaataactatttaattaaataaatgatttaaaaaaataaagtgagATTATAATGGTTGGAAATTCGCATTAGcgttaattaatatttttttaaaaaaaggagggTAAAGTtggcaattaaaaaaatacttccGACGTGTTCCCTTTTCTCGGAAATATAACTCCACATGATATAACTGAATAATCCTCACGCGATTGTCAAAAAATGTCATGCACGCGCCAAATTAGTCATTAAATTGCTCATGGGAAGACCGACATTGACCAAAGTACCATCCGCCTGTCCTGCATTATGAAGGGTAAATTAGTAAATTTGAGTTCTAGTCTGTTGGGACTTGATGGGCTTTATCAAGTAAGCCCATTATTGGGGATTCTGGGCCCAATTATAGTAGCCCATTAGTTATACCAGTCGGCCCAATATCTTTGAGAATCAGAGCTTGGGGTAACTGAATGAGCTCACGAATTCAAACTCATCGAAcgattattatattaatttatttaattttttttaacggagagaattatataattacccaataatatctaattaattttcataatttaatataaataaaaatatattaaacttgCTTCGAGTCAAGTTACGTGATTTCATAGGCAACCCACCCGATCACGTGGTGTGGGTTTTTGCAAGCGATCAGGCACGTGTTAGTCCACTACATTCCCCCAATtggaaaaatccaaattttctttttatttggcAATTAAAATCGGATCGATttacctcaaaattccaataaTACCCTTCTGGtatcttttcaaattaattttaaaataaccatttttcaataatgtaaaaaataagtaCAAATTAGTAAAGGTGGTCTccatatatttgtttttttttatttatttatttaaataatttaaaaaataaataagcaaaataattattaaaccaAACCTTAAATTATCTATCATTAATTTCCAACACAAAAGTCaacctaatttaatttctttaNttttttttttttttttttttttttgttatgtgtGACTAAtcaaggattttaaaaataatttggaataatctattatattttataaattaattttagtctccaattaaatatttttaaaattgaggaAATTGTCAAACACGTTTAAAATAACTATGACgataattacaataaaaatataataataagagatAAATATTTGCCAACGTAAGCGATATCCACTAACGAGGATGCaagcatttttatttaattttcctaaattatatagtaaaattgttaaaaatattttatctatataaaattatgataatatttattatataacacccaacatatatttaatttttacatattttttctcaggtattataaattaataaaaatatatattaacttttttaaatttttaaaagtttcaataatatctttaatagaaaataataaatatataaataaataagttaaaatgaaaatgattaatattttgttaaaaaaaatacctttaaacttttaaaaaaatatatttaaaaactacaatttaattttcatacggtcaaatttttaaaaatttattaatatccttaatttttttaatttaaaattcaaaattacaaaaatatcctTATTGCTAATATCTTCGcactttagaaaaaaaataaaaagttagaaGATCTATCAAGTTTAAATAGATAGTTTCATTaattatactatttttaaaattttataagtattttttaaacatgatattaatattaaataatttttttttaattttttttagtagaaaGATACTAATAAACCGAAATTTtagagttattttttaaataaaacattttcattaaaataaatttttaaaaaaattaaaaaattcagagtaatttagaaattaagcCCTGCCGGCCCGTTGTATCCAAATCCGGGGGGAAAACACATTATTTAAAAGTGGTTTTCTCTCAATGACGCAATAAttttactaatttatttaatattaattaggtTTTGCGATaagcttgaaaaaaaaatattattatattttttattaattcccaacttttttttcctttatttattctgAATATTTTGCCTTATTTTGTCGAcacataagaaaaataatattttaattatgcaaatcttcatatttaattttaaattatataaagaataaaataaaatttaagtgaAATTATTGGGAATTCGAATCCAGGGAAgcatatatcaaaataaatgagcattattttaataaaataatattttctaaattccaTCCTCCCCGGAATCCAAATTCCGGCGTTCACTTGGCCGGGAAGAAGGCCACGTACATTTTCCGGTGGGAATgggtattatttttatatttaaaaaatcattaataattttttaatttaaaaaacttagaaaatactttgaaaatatatgaatcaattaaataattttaaagtttaatatcaataaaataaataggaaattatgtttggttttttttttttttaatattcttaagtaaatattcaaatttctagctaaattaaaggaaaaaaaaaaaaaaaaacaatactggtaagtttaattataaaataattaaaaactaaaaaataaattgttattaaataaatcttttaattttgtctgCAATAAATTGATGGCAAGTTTagtcattaaatatttaaatttgtatttaataagtggttaaaaaaagtaattggccctaatttttttttttcgattttataattaataggtatttagatatttaaataaaaattaaattaatgaccacaaaaatttaaatttagatttccAATTAAAGGAggtaattataatttaacaaattcttTGTCAAACCTAAATTCGTTGCCAAACAGACCCCAGCAGTTATTTTGATGTAAGGACATTTTCGTAATTTCACTATTTCCagattttctcattttatttaagCTTCGCTGTATTGTAATGCAAATAGAAAGCTCTCGCTGttcctttccatttttccTCATCAATTCCCTCTTCGTCTTCGACACTTCTTCAAGTTTCGTTCTAATTTTAGTTCAATTCCAGGGCGTTTTGTTCctccttttttcattttttcatttcgttttgtaTAAATCTGTATAGGTTTCTTTTACATcgtttatgattttattttattttttcgttcagatttttgtttcctcttcttctgtTGTTCGGTGCCGATTCCACTACTTTCGGAGGGAGAAAAGTTTCGAATCTCTTAGAAAGTTGATTGTTCTTCTATTATAGTGCTGTGTTTTTCGTTTACTGATTGGGTTTATTGAGTTTATTAGTGGGTCATTGAGGAAATTTGCAGTCTATTGTGTATTTCTTTCGTCTCAGCCGTATAAAATTGTTCGATTCTTGGTTTTTGTGATGAGTTTGATACTAAATTAGTCGGATTAGCGAGGAAATTAGTTGGTTCGTGATCAGAAGAACTTAATCGTTACTGTGCGACTGCGATCTGAGTTGGAGAGGAAGTAGTTTGCTGTGCTCAAGAACATGGGAGTACCAACGATTGCTTTATACGCTGGTTCTCCGAGCAGATTTTGCTCTACACATCCTTGTCAGATCAATGTTCATTCGAGTTTCGATTTCGAAATTGGTTCTCGATCTTCATCGGCGTCGTCAACGGCAATGGCTTCTCAGAAGCCAGTGGCTGGTGGGTTATCGTGTCTTTTCTCCGCTTCTCCAGTTCGGCATGTATCGTCAACGACGAGTTTTTCCGGTTGCGGAGAGGAATTGGGATCGTTATGGCATGATAGAGGGGAGGAATTGAGTAGCTCATTTCGATATTCTTCGAGCAAGTATTTAGGGTCTCCATTGACAAGGGATTGTAGCCCGGTGTCGGTGTTCCAGGGTCCGGTTTCATGCTGTAGTAGCGGAGTTGGTTCATCGGCAAAAAGTCCTCCGATTTCAATTTCGAATTCGAGAGAAAAGAGTGGGGAAATGAATTTCCAGAGCTCAATTGGAATTGGATCGAATGGACTCTTCAATGGGTTCTTTAGGAATGCTTCAGGATCATATGTGGATGTTCACAGAAATGCTCTTGATGTGAGTTCATCGGCTGTGCTCATGGATGAGTTGACTTTCAGTTTGGAAGATGGGTTTGGGGAATGTACCTCCGAGCCATATGCAAGGGATATGCTTCTTGGTGCACAAATTAGGCATAAGATCTTTCTTGATGAATTCGTGATCAAGGCATTTTATGAAGCTGAAAAGGCACATAGAGGACAAGTATGAGTTCATTCTCATGAATATCCCCCCTGTTTTGATCCGTGGCATTAGTGAAGATGATTAAACTCGTGTTCTTTCTTTGCAGATGCGAGCCAGTGGAGATCCGTACTTACAACATTGTGTGGAAACAGCGATGCTGCTGGCTACGATCGGTGCAAATTCCATGGTGGTTGCTGCAGGACTTCTGCACGACGCAATCGATGATTCGTTCATGTGTTATGACTACATTTTAGGGACAGTTGGAGTTGGGGTTGCTGATTTAGTTGAAGAGGTGAGTAAAATTTTTCTCATGTAATTGATTAGGCACTGATGAATGTTGATTGGGTTTAGAGCCTATGAGCTCTGGATGTGTAACCACATGTGGAGTCTGTTATGTGAACTTAACTTTGATTAGAGCATGTGGTGAAGTCTCTGTCTAGTGTGTACTATAATTGATCTTAGATGctttgtgtgagatctcacattggtcggggaggaaaatgaagcattctttataagggtgtggaaacctccccttagaaccgcgttttaaaaaccttgagagaacctgaaagggaaagtccaaagaagacaatatctgctagcggtggacttgggctgttacaaatagtatcaaggtcagacaccgagcggtgtgccagtgaggaggctaagccccgaaggggggtggacacgaggcggtgtgccaacaaggtcGCTGGCTCCAAAAGGGATTAAGGGGTcctacattgattggagaagggaacaagtgccaacgaggatgttgggccccgaaggggggtggattgcgagatctcacattggttggggagttTAGGGGTGGATTAGAGGTCTCACGTccattagagaagggaacgagtgccagcgaggacgctgagccccaaagggggtggattgtgagatcccacctcggttggggagcctcaaagggggtggattgtgagatcccacctcgtttggggaggagaacgaagcattctttataagggtgtggaaatctctccctagcatacacgttttaaaaaccttgaggggaagcccgaaaggaaaaatccaaagaggacaatatctactagtggtaggGTTGAACGGTTACACTTTGCTTGTTTGTTGGGTGCagtcttttaattttcta is part of the Cucurbita pepo subsp. pepo cultivar mu-cu-16 chromosome LG12, ASM280686v2, whole genome shotgun sequence genome and harbors:
- the LOC111807181 gene encoding exportin-T-like, with amino-acid sequence MDDLEKAILIMFDETSNVDSNLKLKANEYCDKVKAESAICSVCVEKLCFSNIVQVQFWCLQTLHEIIRVRYPWMSVDEKYFIRNSVFSIVCLEGIDENHALRILRGPAFIKNKLAQVLVTLIYLDYPLNWPSVFVDFLSHLRKGPVVIDMFCRVLNTLDDELISMDYPRTPEEVTAAGRIKDAIRQQCVSPIVGAWYDILSMYKNSDQELCASVLDAMRRYISWIDIGLVVNDVILPLLFELTLVDGLLEQLRGAAAGCLLAVVSKRMDHHAKLTLLQSLQISRVFGLVAAEDSDSELVAKVASLLTGYAVEVLECFKRLSSEDLKSNSLELLNEVLPSVFYVLQKCELDSAFSIVQFLSGYVATMKSLSPLTEKQLLHLSQILEVIHAQICYDPVYRHNLDILDKIGREEEDRMVEFRKDLLVLLRSVGRVAPDVTQLFIRSSIVSAAASSSDRNVEEVEASLTLFFAYGESISDEVLRNGSGLIGELVTMLLSTRFSCHSNRLVALIYLETIFRYIKAVQENSQFIHFVLAAFLDERGIHHPNINVSRRASYLFMRVVKLLKAKFVPYIETILTSLQDTVARFTSSNFASDELSGSEDGSHIFEAIGLLIGMEDVPLEKQSDYLSSLLKPLCQQVEAVLMNAKALIPEEAAAKITTIQQIIMAINALSKGFNERLVTTSRPAIGLMFKQTLDVLLQVLVAFPKIEPLRTKVLSFIHRMVETLGASVFPYLPKALEQLLEDSEPKEMVGFLVLLNQLICKFSTSVHGILEDVFPTIASRIFSIIPRDSIPSGPGTNIEEIRELQELQRIVYTFLHVITTHDLSSIFLSPKSRSYLEPMMQLLLNTSCNHKDILVRKACVQIFIKLIKDWCARPSGEEKVPGFQSFIMEGFATNCCLYSVLDKSFELHDANTLILLGEIVVAQKVMYEQFGQDFLVHFVSKGILTAHCPQDLAEQYCQKLQGSDIKALKSFYQSLIESLRVQQNGSLVFR